The following is a genomic window from Thioclava electrotropha.
GCGCCCTCGGCCACGCAGGCCACGTTCACCTCGCGGCGCACGCCCGACACCTCGGCCATCGCCATCTGGCGCGTCTCATCGGTGATCGCCACGATCTGGCCCGGAATACCCAAACACATCAGTCACTCTCCTCCTCGGTGGCCACCGACGGGTCGGCGATGCCGTAACGATCCAGTTTCGCCCGCAGGCCCACACGCGACAGGCCCAGCTCGGCCGCCGCACGGCTCTTGTTCCAGCGGTTGCGGGTGAGCGTCTCGCGCAGGATGCGCATCTCCATCAGCTCGATCCGGTCCTTCAGCGTGCCTTCGGCGGTCATCACATCCTCGGCGGCGCGATCGGCACCCTCATCCGACGGATCGGCCTGCAGGATGTGGCGCGAGATCAGCTCGGCGCCCAACACATTGTCCTGCGCGAAGATCAGCATCCGCGTGACCTCGTTGGTCAGTTCGCGCAGATTGCCCGGCCAGTCGTAATTTTCCAGAAATTCCAGCGCCGCCGCCTCGAAGCCCATCACCGGCTTGCCGTGGCTCGTCGCGACCTCGGACAGGATCGCCTGCGCCAGCATCGCGACATCTCCGCGCCGCGCGCGCAGCGGCGGGATCGCGATCTCGCCAAGGCTCAGCGCATAGTAAAGATCGGTGCGGAACCGCCCCTCGGCGACGCCTGCGCGCAGATCGCCCGACGCGCCCGCGATCAGCCGCAGATTGGTCGAGACCGCCTCCTGCCCGCCGACCGGCGTCACGGTCCCGTCGCGCAGCATCCGATGCAGCGCGAGTTGCAATGCCGGGCTCGCGCCCTCGATCCCGGCAAGATAGAGCGTGCCGCGATCGGCCTTCTGCGCAAGCCCGATCTTGGCCACGCCGCCGGGCAACACGCCGCGCTTGGCGCCGAACAGCTCGACCATCGCGAGATCTTCCGGCATGCCGGAAATGTTCAATTCGTAGAACGGCTTCTCCGAGCGCAGCGAGCCGTAATGCATCGCACGGGCCATCTGCGTCTTGCCCGTGCCCGGCTCACCCGTCATCAGCACCGGCACGTC
Proteins encoded in this region:
- a CDS encoding sigma-54-dependent transcriptional regulator, which codes for MTGSTPAILLVDDEPHSLQAMKMALEDEFEILTAPGAEEAMAVLEEEWVQVIFCDQRMPGRSGVDFLTEVRERWPETVRIVITGYTDSASMVAAINDAGIHQFIAKPWHPEQLLAVARNAARMFQLSRENERLTLEMRFLNSTTETRVEKRRRSLREGMGFETILRAPNSAMNAAVTLARQYASFDVPVLMTGEPGTGKTQMARAMHYGSLRSEKPFYELNISGMPEDLAMVELFGAKRGVLPGGVAKIGLAQKADRGTLYLAGIEGASPALQLALHRMLRDGTVTPVGGQEAVSTNLRLIAGASGDLRAGVAEGRFRTDLYYALSLGEIAIPPLRARRGDVAMLAQAILSEVATSHGKPVMGFEAAALEFLENYDWPGNLRELTNEVTRMLIFAQDNVLGAELISRHILQADPSDEGADRAAEDVMTAEGTLKDRIELMEMRILRETLTRNRWNKSRAAAELGLSRVGLRAKLDRYGIADPSVATEEESD